The following proteins come from a genomic window of Paenibacillus spongiae:
- a CDS encoding zinc-binding dehydrogenase — translation MNYAVQINGNRRAELVSEAGPQRCEAGHVRGQSVYSLISPGTELMSGFMIELQKPSRTGYATVFRIDEMGEGVTGLEIGDHVLCMGPHQSSQHVQAGDVVKLPDGLSPDLGVLARLLNVSMTTLMTTAARPGELVLVTGAGPVGFLAAHLFKRCGYEVMICDPDARRREAARASGIEHVYAEPPLDDPEWSERRAALVLECSGHEAAVLSGAKFARLKGEVVLIGVPWKRRTELFAQELLSVIFFQYVVVRSGWEWEIPLHPGHFQPHSIFTDLHKGVRWLSEGLTDLSVLTRKVSPRDANQVYNDIADGKYPELFILFDWQGIADTE, via the coding sequence ATGAACTACGCGGTCCAAATCAATGGCAATCGTAGGGCGGAGCTCGTGAGTGAAGCGGGGCCGCAGCGGTGCGAGGCCGGGCATGTACGCGGCCAATCGGTATATTCCTTAATCAGTCCCGGCACGGAGCTGATGTCGGGCTTCATGATCGAGCTGCAGAAGCCCAGCCGTACCGGATACGCGACGGTATTCCGCATCGACGAGATGGGCGAAGGCGTAACCGGACTGGAGATTGGGGATCACGTTCTCTGCATGGGACCGCATCAGAGCAGCCAGCATGTCCAGGCGGGAGATGTCGTGAAGCTGCCGGACGGCTTGAGTCCCGATCTGGGGGTGCTGGCCCGGCTGTTGAATGTGAGCATGACCACGCTCATGACGACGGCAGCCAGACCGGGCGAGCTGGTGCTCGTGACCGGCGCCGGACCGGTCGGCTTTCTTGCCGCGCATCTGTTCAAGCGCTGCGGCTATGAAGTGATGATCTGCGATCCGGACGCAAGGCGCCGGGAAGCGGCCCGGGCATCCGGGATCGAGCATGTGTATGCGGAGCCCCCTCTCGACGATCCGGAGTGGAGTGAGCGCCGCGCGGCGCTCGTTCTCGAATGCTCGGGCCATGAAGCGGCGGTGCTGTCCGGGGCCAAGTTCGCCCGCCTCAAAGGCGAGGTCGTGCTGATCGGCGTTCCTTGGAAGCGCCGGACAGAGCTCTTCGCGCAGGAGCTCCTGTCGGTTATTTTTTTCCAGTATGTCGTTGTCCGCAGCGGATGGGAATGGGAAATTCCGCTTCACCCGGGCCATTTTCAGCCGCACAGCATCTTTACCGACCTACATAAAGGGGTAAGGTGGCTGTCCGAAGGACTGACGGACCTATCCGTCTTGACCCGGAAAGTTTCGCCGCGCGATGCCAATCAGGTATATAACGATATCGCCGACGGCAAATACCCGGAGCTGTTCATCCTGTTCGATTGGCAGGGCATCGCAGATACGGAGTAA
- a CDS encoding ThuA domain-containing protein, which translates to MESNKVKKVVLIAGEPSHGPGAHEYDKTVRLLKVLLDQSIYSDRLQVHAVSGGWPDNDELLEDADLLLFVTDGRDGELYRDVPFVANEQRIALMKKLMDGGCGLILLHFSTFFTREEGKSVLAWAGGYFEWEDERGERNWYSRIDMGSRLDLSSREHPICTGVADTISLQDEVYFHLRMIPDDPRRIPIWTVPELAGDHPEANLVGWALERENGGRSFVTTAGHSYSIWEDEGFRRLNLQALLWAAGFAIPVGGIHSRFYADEVVDRAFAAMGGDGRAVVTGQTVRALVLAGNDEHKWHNWEETTPLIMEALHENPAITAALTLDADALGQWDLTAFDTIVLNYCNWKDPAGLSEQAKSALIGHMERGGGLVALHFSNGAFHFSLPEAGGSDWPEYRKMVPHVWNHHGDSGHDNYGSFRVKIADREHPIMRGLPDFDVRDELYYRQEASGPAAGEERSGSVHVLYGADSVNTGQHEPLAWTARYRNGRVLQTLLGHDRAAYEVLEVREMLRRSVLWTANKL; encoded by the coding sequence GTGGAATCGAACAAGGTGAAAAAAGTGGTGTTGATTGCCGGCGAACCGAGTCATGGACCCGGCGCGCACGAGTATGATAAGACGGTGCGGCTGCTCAAGGTGCTGCTCGATCAGTCGATTTATAGCGACCGGCTGCAGGTGCACGCGGTAAGCGGCGGATGGCCGGACAACGATGAGCTGCTGGAGGACGCGGATCTGCTGCTGTTCGTTACGGACGGCAGAGACGGCGAGCTGTATCGGGATGTTCCATTCGTGGCCAATGAACAGCGGATAGCGCTTATGAAGAAGCTGATGGACGGCGGCTGCGGCTTGATTCTGCTGCATTTCTCCACGTTCTTCACGCGGGAGGAGGGCAAGTCCGTCTTAGCGTGGGCTGGCGGCTATTTCGAATGGGAGGACGAGCGGGGCGAGCGGAACTGGTATTCCAGGATTGATATGGGCAGCAGGCTCGATCTGTCTTCCCGGGAGCATCCGATCTGTACGGGAGTAGCGGACACGATCTCTCTGCAGGATGAGGTGTATTTTCACCTTCGGATGATTCCTGACGATCCAAGGCGGATACCGATCTGGACGGTACCGGAGCTTGCGGGCGATCATCCGGAAGCGAACCTGGTAGGCTGGGCGCTGGAGAGGGAGAATGGCGGACGCTCCTTCGTGACGACGGCCGGGCATTCGTATTCGATATGGGAGGACGAAGGCTTCCGAAGGCTGAATCTTCAGGCGCTGCTGTGGGCGGCAGGCTTCGCGATCCCAGTCGGCGGAATCCACAGCCGGTTCTATGCCGATGAGGTCGTCGATCGGGCGTTCGCAGCGATGGGCGGCGATGGCCGGGCGGTCGTAACCGGGCAAACGGTCAGGGCGCTGGTATTGGCGGGCAACGACGAGCACAAGTGGCATAATTGGGAAGAGACGACCCCGCTTATTATGGAAGCGCTTCACGAGAATCCCGCTATAACCGCTGCCCTGACACTGGATGCGGATGCGCTTGGACAATGGGATTTGACCGCATTTGACACGATTGTGCTGAACTATTGCAATTGGAAGGACCCCGCAGGTCTGAGCGAGCAGGCGAAGTCCGCCTTGATCGGTCATATGGAGAGGGGAGGCGGGCTGGTCGCGCTGCACTTCTCCAACGGCGCCTTTCACTTCTCGCTGCCGGAAGCGGGCGGCTCCGATTGGCCGGAATACCGGAAGATGGTCCCGCATGTGTGGAACCATCACGGAGACAGCGGGCATGACAACTACGGCTCGTTCCGGGTGAAGATTGCCGACCGGGAGCATCCGATTATGCGCGGCTTGCCGGATTTCGATGTCCGGGATGAGCTCTACTACCGGCAGGAGGCCAGCGGGCCTGCTGCCGGTGAAGAAAGAAGCGGGAGCGTTCATGTACTGTACGGTGCGGATTCCGTCAACACGGGGCAGCATGAACCGCTGGCGTGGACGGCGCGTTACCGGAATGGCCGCGTGCTGCAGACGCTGCTGGGGCATGACCGGGCGGCCTATGAGGTCTTGGAAGTAAGAGAAATGCTGCGAAGAAGCGTATTATGGACAGCCAACAAACTGTAA
- a CDS encoding helix-turn-helix transcriptional regulator, translating into MQNWGDLLEVPIRLEHLDVGNGDSEHEWVHKKTVPFGIIAQAVEGSYVVHTPEGTRTAAEGEAFIAPANLPLEIIHKARPGTDTMKFRYVHFRFTYMGTIDLFDLYELPKQTDRPTGLLYGDIIRQMQQIKEQENGLSIAYWAKKNELAYRLLVTLLESSAPKEKYASRLALLKELQPLLDYIHQHLHEPLDIGRLLLVFPYSRSSLFTLFRNLFGQTPMEYIKAVRLNKAFLMLCSTSLPVAEIAETTGFSNSFHFSREFKSRYHVPPTWARKEYRQWEETTNSRELPDRRLD; encoded by the coding sequence ATGCAAAATTGGGGCGACCTGCTGGAGGTGCCGATAAGGCTGGAGCACTTGGACGTAGGGAATGGGGACAGCGAGCACGAATGGGTACATAAGAAGACGGTTCCCTTCGGGATTATTGCCCAAGCCGTCGAAGGCTCCTATGTCGTCCATACGCCTGAAGGAACCCGGACGGCGGCGGAAGGGGAGGCGTTTATCGCGCCGGCCAACCTGCCTTTGGAAATCATCCACAAAGCCCGACCCGGAACGGACACCATGAAATTTCGTTACGTCCACTTCCGCTTTACGTATATGGGGACGATCGATCTGTTCGATCTGTACGAGCTCCCCAAACAAACCGACCGGCCGACCGGTCTCCTATACGGCGACATCATTCGGCAGATGCAGCAGATCAAGGAGCAGGAGAACGGCCTCTCCATCGCCTATTGGGCGAAGAAGAACGAGCTGGCCTACCGGCTGCTTGTCACGCTGCTCGAATCGTCCGCGCCGAAGGAGAAATATGCTTCCCGGCTTGCGCTGCTGAAGGAGCTGCAGCCGCTGCTGGACTATATTCATCAGCACCTGCACGAGCCGCTCGACATCGGCCGGCTGCTGCTCGTCTTCCCGTATTCCCGCTCCTCGCTGTTCACGTTATTCCGCAATCTGTTCGGTCAGACGCCAATGGAATATATTAAGGCCGTACGGCTAAATAAAGCGTTTCTCATGCTTTGCTCCACCTCGCTGCCCGTAGCGGAAATCGCGGAGACGACAGGCTTCTCGAATAGCTTTCATTTCAGCCGGGAGTTCAAGTCCCGTTATCACGTCCCTCCTACATGGGCCCGCAAGGAATACCGGCAATGGGAAGAAACAACGAATAGCCGCGAGCTTCCCGATCGGCGGCTGGATTAG
- a CDS encoding ankyrin repeat domain-containing protein: MDEKNREFLDSMSEQDKEVVEQVTQAINNDDAETATLLFQTHSWLASLIDVPCFAFDSPAIVTAASRGNREMVDVLLEHGADINAKSQWWAGGFGVLHHDHHDLSRYLIDRGAHVDPHAAAALGMIELLAKMVEEDPSVVNRRGPDGQVPLHFAKEREIIDFLLAHGADIDMRDIDHNGTPAQWAVNSPEKCRYLVERGAETDIFMACMLDDDDMVHRILETDPNALQAQVGKGDFTSGDSDGGHIYEYTIGTAARPLFLAQRLKRHKVMETMLKYSSTEQKFLLACLQADTATAHSILSGHPNIVASLQPLDESLIVDAAGDIRLDAVRAMLEVGFHVDARRSDRSPTALHAAAIRGNHEIVKYLLSQGASVDAKNEFGGTPLGSCIWGSMYIQDPSGDYAAVAESLIEAGVKLPDQAVGSGDVKKVLTKHGVPDGSSNQG, encoded by the coding sequence ATGGACGAAAAGAATAGGGAGTTTCTCGATTCGATGAGTGAACAAGACAAAGAAGTCGTCGAACAAGTAACGCAAGCGATTAACAATGACGATGCGGAGACTGCAACGCTTCTGTTTCAGACTCATTCATGGTTGGCATCTCTGATCGATGTACCATGCTTTGCTTTCGACAGTCCGGCTATTGTTACGGCAGCTTCAAGGGGAAATCGCGAGATGGTCGATGTATTGCTTGAGCATGGTGCGGACATTAATGCCAAAAGCCAGTGGTGGGCCGGAGGATTTGGAGTGCTGCATCATGACCATCACGATCTTTCGCGTTATCTTATTGACCGCGGTGCTCATGTCGACCCCCATGCTGCCGCTGCATTAGGAATGATCGAGCTGCTGGCGAAGATGGTGGAAGAGGATCCTTCTGTCGTTAATCGACGCGGTCCTGATGGGCAAGTTCCTCTGCACTTTGCCAAAGAACGCGAGATCATCGATTTTCTCCTTGCTCACGGCGCGGACATCGATATGCGCGATATTGACCATAACGGCACACCCGCTCAATGGGCTGTGAATAGTCCGGAGAAATGCAGGTATCTCGTCGAGCGGGGCGCAGAAACGGATATCTTTATGGCATGCATGCTGGACGATGACGACATGGTGCATCGTATTCTGGAGACGGATCCGAATGCTCTTCAAGCTCAAGTCGGCAAAGGAGACTTTACATCCGGCGATTCGGACGGCGGACATATTTACGAGTATACGATCGGCACAGCAGCGCGGCCGTTATTTCTCGCTCAAAGATTGAAACGTCATAAAGTAATGGAAACGATGCTGAAATATAGTTCGACCGAACAAAAATTTTTGCTTGCCTGTTTACAAGCGGATACGGCAACCGCTCATTCCATATTATCGGGACATCCGAATATTGTTGCCTCCCTGCAGCCGCTTGACGAAAGTTTGATTGTTGATGCGGCGGGTGATATTCGCCTTGATGCGGTCCGCGCCATGCTGGAGGTTGGATTCCATGTCGATGCACGACGCAGCGATCGATCGCCTACGGCGCTCCATGCTGCCGCCATCCGCGGGAATCATGAAATCGTAAAATATCTGCTTTCGCAAGGCGCATCCGTAGATGCCAAAAACGAGTTTGGCGGAACGCCATTGGGCAGCTGTATCTGGGGGTCGATGTATATCCAGGATCCTTCCGGGGATTACGCAGCGGTAGCGGAAAGCCTCATCGAGGCCGGAGTGAAATTGCCTGATCAAGCGGTGGGCAGCGGCGACGTGAAGAAGGTACTGACCAAGCACGGAGTACCGGACGGCTCCTCCAATCAGGGGTAG